A region of the Silene latifolia isolate original U9 population chromosome 9, ASM4854445v1, whole genome shotgun sequence genome:
tccacttttgctatccaaacacacccttagtgaaaaaaaaattaatggtaaataGAGGTCGAGCACCAATACTAGTATGGAGTATTTCGTGTCCCCATACGAAAATTATCCGGACAACGCCCGGGCATGAAATCTACTGAGAAGATATAATTAATACTCCGTAGTACGATTTAATTTGGGATTAATTGAAGTTGAGATTATTATGGGAAGATCACACATAGTTGGGATTTTTGCCCATACTACATATATGCCCTCGGCCTCTTATGAGCTGCCTCAAATCTCATTGAGATATGCCTATTAACTATTAAGTATTACCCAATACCCACCCCCATCTGCATTGTCAAATCTCCAATTCCAAACAGCCAAATTGCAGTTTTAAGCCGTCGGTCGATTCAGGTGCTTAGCTCTCTTTTACCTcttatttaattttaatgtgTTTATTCTATTTCCACATTCAAAGTCGATAACTTTAATTGATTAATCATTAGTTTATTGTGAAATTTCTGAGTGCATCTTTATATTTCTTGCCGTCTGTGTTTTGCAGACAATATAATCATGTGTGAGGTGTTAATGACAATGACAAGAAAGTTCTCAAAGGCAAGGAAAAAGGATGGATGTATATGTCGCTTACCAATCGAGCTTCTCCAGATCATAGTTAACTACCTTTCTATACTTGATTATTTCTCTATTTGTGTTGTTTCCAAGTGTTGGCGCTCTCTCTTTAAAAGCTGCTTGCCTTGTGTTCCCAAAACTGGGGAGGAAGGGACAACCCTACCCTGGTTTGTGTCCTTGAGAAGGGTTTTGCCACCACCTAGTATCTATAGGATGGGCTCAGAGTTCTATACAACAGGAGAATTAGGGGACCTGTCTACAGAACGTACTTACCGGCTTAATAATATACCAGAACTTTGTGGAACCCGATTTCTTGTTTCAAGGCATGGTTGGCTGCTACTTTTCTCTTCTGAAACGTCTGCTTTGTTCTTTTTCAGTCCATTTTCACGGGCAAGGATAGACCTTCCTCCCATTGATGTTGCTAAGTTAACAAATCCCATGTTTGACTTCTCAGCTTCCCCAACATCTCCAGACTGCATGGTATTCGCCATAAGCTGTGACGGTGATTTTCACTATAGGACATTTACATGTCAGCGTGGCAATTCAAATTGGAAAACAGTTGCTCATTGGTACGTTTGTCCAGGTTGTATCGCTAACACAATTTATGTGAAGGGGGTTTGGTATTGCTTTGATTTTACGGGCAGTTTCATTATTTTCAACCCATCCACATCTGAGCTGAAAAGGGTTAAAAATTTTGACAAACGTAATTGTGACAATAGCCGTGTGTCGTACGTTATGAAACATGGTGACCAACTTAGTATTTGTACCCACGATGTATTTTCTGAGGAGATCTCCGTAAGTGGACCAGACGTTGAAAGGGAATATAGAAGCTTGTATTGCCCTAAAAATATCGAGACCCTGCTGCGCAAATCGGTCAAGCAAGCACTGCCGCTGTTGCAGGGCAAGTTGGCAATGGATTCGTTTAGCCTATCGTCATGGTGTGCAGTAAATGTTTCAGATGGCGGGATGGAATTTTACTGGCACGAGATTATGAGTGTGGTCAGTTTGAGGTGTGAGGATCGAGGTATTAATCGATGCCCCAAGGGCAATTGCAGGATTGTCGCATGGTTTCCACCTACATGGGTCGACTCTTCCTTGAGCTTGAAATGGGCATGATGGGGGATTGTAGGTTTATCATCTTTCTATTGCATTTCTTCATCAACAGTGAGCTTCCATGAAACTTTTATTTCACCTACATTACTTTTGTGTTCCAGGAGACACGGGGTTTGCTATATTCCGCCCCTAGTTTTACCCATTCCACCCCTAACATATTACCTTATTGCCCTTAAATTATTAAAACTCCTTTATATATTACTTCCTCGTTTTTTTCTTATTTTCGAATTCCGATTTCAAAATTTAAAAAATCTGCTGCAAAAATTAACAAAATCAAAATtgtttcaaaaatcaaaaccccacATATCACTTTTCATTCGTTTCGTATTTTAGTAACATTGATTTTAGTACATTTATAAACGATAATTAATAACAAAAAATgattaaattacaaacaaaaatGACGATTAGAAACGGACAAAATTTCAAACCGGGGCAGCTTTATACTAGGTAACTAGGGTGTCCGATTTCGatgaagttttttttttcaaatcgcaCAACTTTATGAGACGAACATAATGGTAAAAAAAATAATTGGAAAGTGGGCTCATTCGTGTGAAAAGCACGAACAAGCCTAGGCTGATTCATGTGATTTACACGAAGCAGCCTAGGTTAGTTCATGTAAATCACACGAATGGGCCTAGGCTAGTTCATGTGGATTACACGAATAGCCCTAGGTCAGTTTATGTGGATTACACGAATGAGTCTAAGCTAGTTCATGTGGATTACACGAACTGGCTCTGGCTGGTTCATGTAAACCACATGAACCGACCTAGGCCAATTCGTGTGTTTTACACGAATGGAccaatttacatttttttttccaTTGCGTTCGTCTCGTCGAAATAAgcgatctgaaaaaaaaaatcgtcgaAAACAGACACCCTAGCACAAAGTTATGGCCGTATAAAGTTTTTCGTTCTTAATCATCAATTTTTTATCTCAGTTTAAATCGTTCATTTCATCAATCATCGTCTAACAGAGGTAAAAAGTTCATTAATTCGCTAGTTCAAtattattattttgttaattaatCGGTGATTAATACGATAATTCATATCTAATTTAAGTTACCGTCATCCATTTCCGATTAGTCGATAAAAATTATTGCTAGAAATATTATTTAGAGGGAGACGGGCAAAGTTGGAAAGTTAAACGAATAATAGGGGCGGAATATAGCAATTTTGGGAGACAATcactatgtaatttatttatttatctattAAATTGTAACATTCTgtcttgatggttgatcttattttgtggattttcttggtattgagttgctagtgaatgttatggaagtgagataaggttggcaacattatattgtggttattcggtAATATTATGGAGTCAGTATTAGGAGGCTATGTTGTAATTGAGATgttatcgtgagccgtgttgtggttGTAGTTGAGATGTTATCGTGAGCCGTATTGTGGAAGTAAGTGTGGTTGGCGGACTTGGTGTTAGGTGTCcaggttttataggttgggtttaaacattcggggacgaagttctttttaaggggggaagactgtaatactacggattttcataagctaagtactcgaccgagtagagcctactcggccgagtagtgctaattgtgtattctgttttggttctgccgaggaatactcggccgagtatgatgaatactcgaccgagtagaggatactcggccgagtatactctttactcgactgagtatccggtctggcgagtaatatttcagcgatttgatgcgggagtgtttagggttatttaatattaagaatcagtttctaaacgtcatttcaaccctaattattttacgattactctaatcactctctaattactccctaatcattccctaatcctccattgtgtgtgtgcaatcgtcgtaGTTCTTGCATTCAATccttcattctactgttggtaagtccttgttctccatgtcatttatgttcttttagggtttgttcttgattatgaattgggggaaatgggggttttgcagttagtgattggaattatgtgattgttgttgtaggtgacgatgtggtatttgttatgcatattgtatgattgattgcagtatagcggattgcgaaaaggtagggtttctcctactcagtactgttaattgattgagattgcataggttttataattgttgttatctgctgatcatcggaggttgggtgttgtggtgacggtgttggtgtggttgtgttgtgacggttgtggtgttgtgatagctgtgatgctgtgtgtgtgattgtggtggagtcacttacgggagtggcttcacaccctagttcgccctccgtggaacccgccatgggaggggatgtgcacattaagggacagggattgttagtcgctcgttgatgagctggactaggtggggatgggctgcggtcacccactggcggcgaggattactgttgtgatgggtaatctggcggggctacacactacggtgtgtagtcgattcttgtgtgagatcgggagaccggggatggaggatgatcaccggttgcattgtttgtttgtcttatattgattgagcagatcgaccccgtgttgttgttttgtaaaactgcggtgatccattcggggatggtgagcagattatgacaggtaatgcagatgtttagctatgggacagtcatggggagtcatcactcgagtctagcttccgccgtcaagagacttagtttgcattctttgtagttgatagacctttcacagttatactttggtttggttttggaaacatgtaatcactaactctttatactttaataaaagttgtttggaattggtaactttgatatactaatctcgggaaaccgagatggtaacagtctttcatgttagggtagtccttggtaaggtaccttgttATGAGGGAGTGTTAcactactacctcgggaaaccgagatggtaacaccttcatatacTGAAATGGTCCTTagtaaggcatcctggtgtacgggggtgttacaagtcaaaagaattgactcataagaatactatagtagctcttgccacgaccatcctttatgaattaccagaactctataagcggtcactgcccgacagagtgtcccatacagtctgcctatgtgatcgactagttatcccatatgactctatggcacttgaacttgccatcaatcgcatcacactctagtcacttcgagacgtcacctcatataagtaactaggggcgaataccatgtcaatccagttcactttaatcaATTTGTTTCTACAACAcatttggatttaacaaggtaatgggtgagtttaataaaaccaaacgataaatgtgattatcatatatgaatagtcaatacactatcactacatcatatcttataatctttagtgtattattaacaccagttaaaaatgcaataaaagcttggcaagtggatataccttATATCCATATGTTACAACTTTGTCAATTgctttctaataacttgaatttatctctaagtatttgtctaggcttcttactagacttgagctctttaacttgaaagatgctcccactgttatcacataacttgtgacaaagtcatttgtagagggattcaccctaaATCACCACGTTGACCATTTAATCactatttacttagattccttttgtagaatttgcaatgatcGAAACTAAAATACTTATCCAGTTTCTTTATCCTtagtcaataaaattagcctaggattacgacaaatccttttcggtttggaaactaaagtttgtgcaaccgttcaacacataacttagtttatcatccaaacatatgaacgaattctcaattgttctttaaggctttcataagaccatcttatgaactaaattgttattgacttattatgctccaagcatatagTCCATCACAGTTTGTGCATCTGTTGGCATACacgatcgttctaatggcggaaacattagaaatcaatttcatgtaatcaacaacttaataggttcagtgaacgactatgactccatcaaagtaattccacttccatcatcatgaataacccattcaaccttgttgatgttaaacagatacgaaaagatcttatcatcataagactctaaACTCCATGctaatatactctcacatagatttggtaatctaaagtatattgcaccttttcctagtctctcaatcactctttcacagaagagaatattggtacattattctcaataagtaatatgttatcaacatataagccATGAGAAAATGATTCTgactcccacttaacttcatgtataatcatgattcttcaatcatgtgaatgaagccattcactattatcacatgaacgaaaagtataatcctttgatgcttgcttaagaccattctaggatcacttaagaaagctacgcataatatgttaggattcttagataattatctaaggttttgtgttccaaacacttccttctctaaattcccattttagaaaagcgaatttttaatatcatttgccattcttcatcaaaatgaaatgcggcaattcctaacataacttatcttgatcaacatctttatgtcaatcttatgcatttaagtactctaaagctctatttatcTTTAAAGAGacctttaaagtaaatctactcttgagtaacaattttcggattgtaatgcaatGGCTCGTTTGTAACAAGATCAATTTGggataaggtcataataccattactttcacaaagcaatgttttaacaacaagacatgtgtgctaaactcccactgaactatactcccactctatctttatagattatagttccattactttcacaaagtaacacattaactataccacatgtttgtgacgatccaatctactcccactctatctcttagaaatacatctatttcttgagagatagctttgtgaatCACAAACATATATAGTGAAGTAATTGAAAGTTCGTTTAGATtgacgtgttagcacataaaagaccagctctatcatggcagtttgattcatattatatgccagtctgatccatgtcatatgttaaatagactctctattttaggtatctactggttgaccatccgtttagaattacttgtctgttttggattgcaaattcccaaaattgagttcgataattcaaaccgactcatattagtttgatcttatgggtaatgacactaggtcataatccatctttaataaatcaaatttattacttagatctttgccactacgatcggatcatAATGCTTTAGtcctttgttcaattggttctctacgtcatttagaaatttctcaaatttctcaaatgcttcactttatatttgattaagtaaatatgcccatatctacttaaattatTGTTAAAAGTGAGGAAGTAGCCATAAATTCTACTTGCGGTGGTGcttattagaacacatacatcggcatgtattagtcccaacaaataaCTTGCTCGTGTTTCTTTACCATTAAAGGGAGTACAaatcatattgcaaaggagacaagattcgcttATTTCATATGATTTAAAATCAAATGGTccattaaatctagtcgacactagcctttagtGTGTTTCTCATTtgtgtgacctaatcgaaaaagccaagtgtacaaatcatttggatcactagttatgtgtaatactacggttttatgagtctctgggtactctatcgagtgggccttactctgtcgagtaagggtattttgattttcgaaacagtattctgcctgtagggtactcgatcgagtagcctgggtactcgatcgagtaagtggcactcgatcgagtacgttagttactcgatcgagtaagtcggttaacgggtaatattttgacgggttttgttaataacgcggattAGTATTTATATTACGTTATCTtcttccctaaacacttttcATAAAACTAACTCACTCAAAggagatttcaaactacgttgTTATCTTCATcagcattattggcaaatcccggagcttgagaggtcggatttcgttgttctttgtgtctttgtgatccttgcgtcaagggtaagtccttcataccaattttatagcttttggttgactttgtttaaaccctaatttatgggatttgggtttttatggttagttgtgtttgtagtaattatgtgattatgtgataggagaaggattcgtagaggagaggttttgagacagctacTAAAGATCGTCTGCTGTgtgtgtttgctttccaggtagggtttccctactcagtattagtcacataatgtggattggtgatgttggggtttgtgtccttaacagttagtgcaaggacttataaacctctaaaaggatcaaagggcatactttggtattattatcagttgatccacgtttatcaataacggttggcttgctagataagtttgacgttattgtcatacagatggcggtgatcaactggtccctaaaagtcacacctataggatacgttcgagagatgtgacggtatgaaaatactg
Encoded here:
- the LOC141600353 gene encoding F-box protein At3g56470-like isoform X1 is translated as MCEVLMTMTRKFSKARKKDGCICRLPIELLQIIVNYLSILDYFSICVVSKCWRSLFKSCLPCVPKTGEEGTTLPWFVSLRRVLPPPSIYRMGSEFYTTGELGDLSTERTYRLNNIPELCGTRFLVSRHGWLLLFSSETSALFFFSPFSRARIDLPPIDVAKLTNPMFDFSASPTSPDCMVFAISCDGDFHYRTFTCQRGNSNWKTVAHWYVCPGCIANTIYVKGVWYCFDFTGSFIIFNPSTSELKRVKNFDKRNCDNSRVSYVMKHGDQLSICTHDVFSEEISVSGPDVEREYRSLYCPKNIETLLRKSVKQALPLLQGKLAMDSFSLSSWCAVNVSDGGMEFYWHEIMSVVSLRCEDRGINRCPKGNCRIVAWFPPTWVDSSLSLKWA
- the LOC141600353 gene encoding uncharacterized protein LOC141600353 isoform X2 encodes the protein MCEVLMTMTRKFSKARKKDGCICRLPIELLQIIVNYLSILDYFSICVVSKCWRSLFKSCLPCVPKTGEEGTTLPWFVSLRRVLPPPSIYRMGSEFYTTGELGDLSTERTYRLNNIPELCGTRFLVSRHASPTSPDCMVFAISCDGDFHYRTFTCQRGNSNWKTVAHWYVCPGCIANTIYVKGVWYCFDFTGSFIIFNPSTSELKRVKNFDKRNCDNSRVSYVMKHGDQLSICTHDVFSEEISVSGPDVEREYRSLYCPKNIETLLRKSVKQALPLLQGKLAMDSFSLSSWCAVNVSDGGMEFYWHEIMSVVSLRCEDRGINRCPKGNCRIVAWFPPTWVDSSLSLKWA